Proteins encoded in a region of the Ancylobacter sp. SL191 genome:
- a CDS encoding YgaP family membrane protein, with protein MTRNIGSIDRALRVIIGLGLLSLLVLLQGDLRWLGLIGLVPLATAAMGNCPLYSLIGISTCPRGR; from the coding sequence ATGACCCGGAACATTGGCAGCATCGACCGCGCGCTGCGCGTCATCATCGGCCTCGGCCTGCTCTCGCTCCTCGTGCTGTTGCAGGGCGACCTGCGCTGGCTCGGCCTGATCGGCCTCGTGCCGCTCGCCACCGCGGCGATGGGCAACTGCCCGCTCTACAGCCTGATCGGCATCTCCACCTGCCCGCGCGGGCGTTGA
- a CDS encoding ABC transporter permease translates to MTGTGGLTLAFGLPLAVALILFALAAYERRAGLASGPAFFQRNGLAVGLYLVIAVGFWAFFVIVLPQLAMVDMSFRPKLPPSQMGGPKDLYTLENYRYFLFGSTTSTAEWNWLHIKAFLLTIGVSIAITLLNFAICYPIAFHMAQSASVGRLRILLLLLILPYWVNEILRAFAFRVLLSSGGIINQALLGSGLTSEPIDFLAADVGLYMGLSYAYLLMMVFPLYNAIESLDKNQIEAARDLGAPWWHIHAFIVMPHAKPGIASGCTLVFMLCAGALAAPLVLGGPRTLWFTPIVYDRFYQAFNWPQGAAYAFVLLVTCILFVLLVLKAFRLSLGEITR, encoded by the coding sequence ATGACCGGCACCGGCGGCCTCACCCTCGCCTTCGGCCTGCCGCTCGCGGTGGCGCTGATCCTGTTCGCGCTCGCCGCCTATGAGCGGCGGGCGGGCCTCGCCAGCGGGCCGGCCTTCTTCCAGCGCAACGGCCTGGCGGTCGGGCTCTACCTCGTCATCGCGGTGGGGTTCTGGGCGTTCTTCGTCATCGTGCTGCCGCAGCTCGCCATGGTGGACATGTCGTTCCGCCCGAAGCTGCCGCCCTCGCAGATGGGCGGGCCGAAGGATCTCTACACGCTGGAGAACTACCGCTACTTCCTGTTCGGCTCGACCACCTCCACGGCCGAATGGAACTGGCTGCACATCAAGGCCTTCCTGCTCACCATCGGGGTGAGCATCGCCATCACCCTGCTCAACTTCGCCATCTGCTACCCGATCGCCTTCCACATGGCGCAGTCGGCGAGCGTCGGGCGGCTGCGCATCCTGCTGCTGCTGCTGATCCTGCCCTATTGGGTGAACGAGATCCTGCGCGCCTTCGCCTTCCGCGTGCTGCTCTCCTCCGGCGGCATCATCAACCAGGCGCTGCTGGGGTCGGGCCTCACTTCCGAGCCGATCGACTTCCTCGCCGCCGATGTCGGGCTCTATATGGGCCTCAGCTATGCCTACCTCTTGATGATGGTGTTTCCGCTCTACAACGCCATTGAGAGCCTCGACAAAAACCAGATCGAGGCGGCGCGCGACCTTGGCGCGCCCTGGTGGCACATCCACGCCTTCATCGTCATGCCGCACGCCAAGCCGGGCATCGCCTCGGGCTGCACGCTGGTGTTCATGCTCTGCGCCGGTGCGCTCGCCGCGCCGCTGGTGCTGGGCGGACCGCGCACGCTGTGGTTCACGCCCATCGTCTATGACCGCTTCTATCAGGCCTTCAACTGGCCGCAGGGCGCGGCCTATGCCTTCGTGCTGCTGGTCACCTGCATCCTGTTCGTGCTGCTGGTGCTGAAGGCCTTCCGCCTGAGCCTCGGGGAGATCACGCGATGA
- a CDS encoding ABC transporter permease: MSGGPFQRIMFAIYIAIFFIYLLGPLAVMGVSAFNTPQYPQVWPIEGLTLDWFGLLLADADMMYGLKTSIWIGLLVVCISVPVGLAGAIVMTQISARLRSTYYLIVVSPVLTPGIIIGISTVVFWRQFTADTGTRFLYDGIILTVLGQSSFISAYCMLIILARLQRFDRVQEEAALDLGASYPQVFRHILLPFLKPALASAAVLAFLSSFENYNTTTFSILSDKTLTTVLAGRVRQGTTPAISALAVLIVGVTIIGAIAYEIWKRRADAAAARRQRAAIAAEEAELAGEPVPA, from the coding sequence ATGAGCGGGGGGCCTTTCCAGCGCATCATGTTCGCGATCTACATCGCGATCTTTTTTATCTATCTGCTCGGTCCGCTGGCGGTGATGGGGGTCTCGGCCTTCAACACCCCGCAATACCCGCAGGTCTGGCCCATTGAAGGGCTGACGCTCGACTGGTTCGGCCTGCTGCTGGCCGATGCCGACATGATGTACGGGCTGAAGACCTCGATCTGGATCGGGCTGCTCGTCGTGTGCATCTCCGTGCCGGTCGGGCTCGCCGGCGCCATCGTGATGACGCAGATCAGCGCGCGGCTGCGCTCGACCTATTACCTGATCGTGGTCTCGCCGGTTCTGACGCCGGGCATCATCATCGGCATCTCCACCGTGGTGTTCTGGCGCCAGTTCACCGCCGATACCGGCACGCGCTTCCTCTATGACGGCATCATCCTGACCGTGCTCGGCCAGTCGAGCTTCATCTCGGCCTATTGCATGCTGATCATCCTCGCCCGGCTGCAACGCTTCGACCGGGTGCAGGAAGAGGCGGCGCTGGACCTCGGCGCCTCCTACCCGCAGGTGTTCCGCCACATCCTGTTGCCCTTCCTCAAGCCCGCTCTGGCCTCGGCGGCGGTGCTGGCCTTCCTGTCCTCCTTCGAGAACTACAACACCACCACCTTCTCGATCCTCTCGGACAAGACGCTGACCACGGTGCTCGCCGGGCGCGTGCGCCAGGGCACCACGCCCGCCATCAGCGCGCTTGCCGTGCTGATCGTCGGCGTCACCATCATCGGCGCCATCGCCTATGAGATCTGGAAGCGCCGGGCGGATGCGGCTGCCGCCCGCCGCCAGCGCGCGGCCATCGCCGCCGAGGAAGCCGAACTCGCCGGCGAGCCCGTTCCGGCTTAA
- a CDS encoding MBL fold metallo-hydrolase: protein MTLPATTTSATPFPANRKPEVTGFFDPRTWSVQYVVADPATGRCAIIDPVHDFDEKSGQTATHNADRLLAFIEERGYTVEWILDTHPHADHFSAARYLKGRTGAPTAIGAGVRDVQRLWKGYYNWPDFPDDGSQWDRLFADGETFSIGGIPARVMFSPGHTLASVTYVIGDAAFVHDTLFMPDSGTARADFPGGSAHALWRSIQAILALPDETRLFTGHDYQPGGRAPQWESTVAEQKARNIHLGKDEAGFVAIREARDRTLPMPKLILHSLQINTNGGRLPEAEANGMRYLKIPLDLLQGAPWD from the coding sequence ATGACCCTTCCCGCGACAACCACGTCTGCGACGCCGTTTCCCGCGAACCGGAAGCCGGAAGTGACCGGCTTCTTCGATCCCCGCACCTGGTCGGTGCAGTATGTCGTCGCCGATCCCGCGACGGGGCGCTGCGCCATCATCGACCCGGTGCACGACTTCGACGAGAAGTCCGGCCAGACCGCGACCCACAATGCCGACCGCCTGCTCGCCTTCATCGAGGAGCGCGGCTACACGGTGGAGTGGATCCTCGACACCCACCCCCATGCCGACCATTTCTCCGCCGCCCGCTATCTGAAGGGCCGCACCGGCGCCCCCACCGCCATTGGCGCGGGGGTGCGCGACGTGCAACGGCTGTGGAAGGGCTATTACAACTGGCCCGATTTCCCGGACGATGGCTCGCAATGGGACCGGCTGTTCGCGGATGGCGAGACCTTCTCCATCGGCGGCATTCCGGCACGGGTGATGTTCTCGCCCGGCCATACGCTGGCCTCCGTCACCTATGTCATCGGCGACGCCGCCTTCGTGCATGACACGCTGTTCATGCCCGACAGCGGCACCGCCCGCGCCGATTTTCCCGGCGGCAGCGCCCACGCGCTGTGGCGCTCGATCCAGGCCATTCTCGCTTTGCCGGACGAGACGCGCCTGTTCACCGGCCATGACTACCAGCCCGGCGGGCGGGCGCCGCAATGGGAGTCGACCGTCGCCGAGCAGAAGGCGCGCAACATCCACCTCGGCAAGGATGAGGCCGGCTTCGTCGCCATCCGCGAGGCCCGCGACCGCACCCTTCCCATGCCCAAGCTGATCCTGCATTCACTGCAGATCAACACCAATGGCGGGCGGCTGCCGGAGGCGGAGGCCAACGGGATGCGCTATCTCAAGATCCCGCTCGACCTGCTGCAGGGCGCGCCCTGGGACTGA